In the Kineococcus mangrovi genome, one interval contains:
- a CDS encoding flagellar biosynthetic protein FliQ, with protein sequence MTDVTVIHLGMTALVLAAKLCAPMLLTALTVGFGISLFQSVTQLQEQTISFVPKAVAVGVAIVFCGKWMLHEMTSFTTALYEQIPTLLTHGG encoded by the coding sequence ATGACCGACGTGACCGTCATCCACCTCGGGATGACCGCTCTCGTCCTCGCCGCCAAGCTCTGCGCCCCCATGCTCCTGACGGCCCTGACGGTCGGCTTCGGCATCTCCCTGTTCCAGAGCGTCACCCAGCTGCAGGAGCAGACGATCTCCTTCGTCCCCAAGGCCGTCGCCGTCGGCGTCGCCATCGTCTTCTGCGGCAAGTGGATGCTGCACGAGATGACGAGCTTCACCACGGCCCTGTACGAGCAGATCCCCACCCTGCTGACCCACGGCGGCTGA
- the fliN gene encoding flagellar motor switch protein FliN has translation MSAMTTTDLTATLREAAQAALAVLPLSAPGTITDVVPVAAAPDLGDEGTAVSANFAGAANGRVTVVVGEETLTTLLMSPEGALDPVDALRPALETVVHALGQCVLEAGVEGDPAQALAQLDGGAVAIVGAGGQTLALVGLTLTAQQDAPVPTATATAPAASAGGPRRTMDLLRDVQMDVTVELGRTHMTVQDLLALTPGSVVELDRAAGSPADILVNGQLIARGEVVVVDEDYAIRITEIVTPEAGA, from the coding sequence ATGAGCGCCATGACCACCACCGACCTGACCGCGACCCTGCGTGAGGCCGCCCAGGCTGCGCTCGCCGTCCTCCCGCTGTCCGCGCCCGGCACCATCACCGACGTCGTGCCCGTGGCCGCGGCCCCCGACCTCGGCGACGAGGGCACCGCCGTCTCGGCGAACTTCGCCGGCGCCGCCAACGGCCGCGTCACCGTCGTGGTGGGGGAGGAGACCCTCACCACGCTCCTCATGAGCCCCGAGGGGGCCCTGGACCCGGTCGACGCGCTGCGCCCGGCGCTGGAGACCGTCGTGCACGCCCTGGGCCAGTGCGTCCTGGAGGCCGGCGTCGAGGGCGACCCCGCCCAGGCGCTGGCCCAGCTCGACGGCGGGGCCGTCGCGATCGTCGGCGCCGGCGGGCAGACCCTGGCCCTCGTCGGCCTGACGCTCACCGCCCAGCAGGACGCGCCCGTGCCCACCGCGACCGCCACCGCCCCGGCCGCCTCCGCCGGCGGCCCCCGCCGCACGATGGACCTGCTGCGCGACGTGCAGATGGACGTCACCGTCGAGCTCGGCCGCACCCACATGACGGTGCAGGACCTGCTGGCCCTGACGCCGGGTTCGGTCGTGGAGCTGGACCGCGCGGCCGGCTCGCCCGCCGACATCCTCGTCAACGGCCAGCTCATCGCCCGCGGCGAGGTCGTCGTCGTCGACGAGGACTACGCCATCCGCATCACCGAGATCGTCACCCCGGAGGCCGGCGCCTGA
- a CDS encoding flagellar motor switch protein FliM has translation MAAETPSTAERTGARRSRRRGVPVPYDFRRPTKLSRQHARVLEITYEGFCRQWATLLSSTLRTTVQVELDGIQQYSYDEYAASLPMPTVMAVFDPEPMVGAAVLHLDIAFVLSCIERMLGGTGANEQPARQLTDIEAVLARGMVERTLVELASSLVTVTDLRPKLTAIDQNPAFAQAAAATDVMIVSSFHLQVEGAAGTATLAMPLDPLSAALTAAELRVASPEELRLRRLMRDRLDDHLENIPVEVSVRMQAAQMRPDEILSLIPGDVLRLPHRAEEPLEVVASGARVASAVAGSRGTRLACLIVPTPEENAR, from the coding sequence GTGGCAGCCGAGACCCCCAGCACCGCAGAGCGGACCGGCGCCCGTCGCTCCCGGCGACGCGGTGTCCCCGTCCCGTACGACTTCCGACGGCCCACCAAGCTGTCGCGTCAGCACGCCCGCGTGCTCGAGATCACCTACGAGGGCTTCTGCCGTCAGTGGGCCACCCTGCTGTCCTCCACCCTGCGCACCACCGTGCAGGTCGAGCTCGACGGCATCCAGCAGTACAGCTACGACGAGTACGCCGCCTCGCTGCCGATGCCGACCGTGATGGCCGTCTTCGACCCCGAGCCGATGGTCGGGGCGGCGGTGCTGCACCTGGACATCGCCTTCGTGCTCTCCTGCATCGAGCGGATGCTCGGCGGGACCGGCGCCAACGAGCAGCCGGCGCGCCAGCTCACCGACATCGAGGCCGTCCTGGCCCGCGGGATGGTCGAGCGGACCCTGGTGGAGCTGGCCTCCTCGCTGGTCACGGTCACCGACCTGAGGCCGAAGCTGACGGCCATCGACCAGAACCCCGCCTTCGCCCAGGCCGCCGCCGCCACCGACGTCATGATCGTCTCCTCCTTCCACCTGCAGGTCGAGGGCGCCGCGGGCACCGCGACCCTGGCCATGCCGCTGGACCCGCTCTCGGCGGCGCTGACCGCGGCCGAGCTGCGCGTGGCCAGCCCCGAGGAGCTGCGGCTGCGGCGCCTCATGCGCGACCGCCTCGACGACCACCTGGAGAACATCCCGGTGGAGGTCTCGGTGCGGATGCAGGCGGCGCAGATGCGCCCCGACGAGATCCTCTCCCTCATCCCCGGCGACGTGCTGCGCCTGCCGCACCGCGCCGAGGAGCCCCTGGAGGTGGTGGCCTCCGGGGCCCGCGTCGCCTCCGCCGTGGCCGGTAGCCGCGGCACCAGACTCGCCTGCCTGATCGTCCCGACCCCCGAGGAGAACGCCCGATGA
- a CDS encoding flagellar biosynthetic protein FliR: MQGVPAVGLDLLVALLLAGIRAATFLLLAPPFANRAVNGRTKAMLSVAIALPVATRLRESVPPVEPAAIITAALQQALVGAVMGAFVALLFAAVQAAGDMLDLFGGFQLAAAYDPLMQSQTAIFGKLYTWTTTALLVVSGGHLLILQGFLRSYDVLPLNAGIDTGTIARVFTSGITELMLSALQIAAPLIAVLFLTDIGLGLLSRVAPALNVFAMSFPVKILITLTLAGFTFSLLPGVVGDLADTARETVVRMVTPAPDGGGDG, translated from the coding sequence GTGCAGGGGGTCCCCGCGGTCGGCCTGGACCTGCTCGTGGCGCTGCTGCTGGCCGGCATCCGCGCCGCGACGTTCCTGCTGCTGGCCCCGCCGTTCGCCAACCGGGCCGTCAACGGCCGCACCAAGGCCATGCTGTCGGTCGCCATCGCCCTGCCCGTGGCGACCCGCCTGCGCGAGTCCGTCCCGCCCGTCGAACCGGCCGCGATCATCACCGCCGCGCTGCAGCAGGCCCTCGTCGGCGCCGTGATGGGCGCCTTCGTCGCGCTGCTGTTCGCCGCCGTCCAGGCCGCCGGCGACATGCTCGACCTGTTCGGCGGTTTCCAGCTCGCCGCCGCCTACGACCCCCTCATGCAGTCCCAGACGGCGATCTTCGGCAAGCTCTACACCTGGACCACCACCGCGCTGCTCGTCGTCTCCGGCGGGCACCTGCTGATCCTGCAGGGGTTCCTGCGCTCCTACGACGTCCTGCCCCTGAACGCCGGGATCGACACCGGGACCATCGCGCGCGTCTTCACCTCCGGCATCACCGAACTCATGCTGTCGGCCCTGCAGATCGCCGCGCCCCTCATCGCCGTGCTGTTCCTCACCGACATCGGCCTGGGCCTGCTGTCCCGGGTGGCCCCGGCGCTGAACGTCTTCGCCATGAGCTTCCCCGTGAAGATCCTCATCACCCTCACCCTGGCCGGGTTCACCTTCTCCCTGCTGCCCGGCGTCGTCGGCGACCTCGCCGACACCGCCCGCGAGACCGTCGTGCGCATGGTCACGCCCGCGCCGGACGGGGGTGGGGACGGGTGA
- a CDS encoding FliO/MopB family protein, translating into MDAVAAIARTSVSLVAVLGLLYLISRWLRRRQGGVAAGADFTVLAKQSLGAKAAVALVKVGDKALVVGISDGGVNLLGETDVAAVLPVTDGEGQHPQGALKDSAGRVEEVGSTTTTTNTTSATDSADALTGTDAVAAPTRTEPVTGERYLRKAGETIVVKAPARHTATGVQGSALSPATWSKAVDVLRERTTRR; encoded by the coding sequence ATGGACGCCGTCGCCGCGATCGCGCGCACGAGCGTCTCGCTCGTGGCGGTCCTCGGACTGCTCTACCTGATCTCCCGCTGGCTGCGCCGCCGTCAGGGCGGCGTGGCCGCCGGGGCGGACTTCACCGTCCTGGCCAAGCAGAGCCTGGGTGCGAAGGCCGCCGTCGCGCTGGTCAAGGTCGGCGACAAGGCCCTGGTCGTCGGGATCTCCGACGGCGGGGTCAACCTCCTCGGCGAGACCGACGTCGCCGCCGTCCTGCCCGTCACCGACGGTGAGGGCCAGCACCCCCAGGGCGCCCTCAAGGACTCGGCCGGACGTGTCGAGGAGGTGGGCAGCACCACCACCACCACCAACACCACCTCCGCCACGGACTCGGCGGACGCGCTCACCGGCACGGACGCCGTCGCGGCGCCGACCCGCACCGAACCGGTGACGGGGGAGCGCTACCTCCGCAAGGCCGGCGAGACGATCGTCGTGAAGGCCCCCGCCCGCCACACCGCCACCGGTGTGCAGGGTTCGGCGCTCTCCCCGGCCACCTGGTCCAAGGCAGTCGACGTGCTGCGTGAGAGGACGACCCGCAGGTGA
- the fliP gene encoding flagellar type III secretion system pore protein FliP (The bacterial flagellar biogenesis protein FliP forms a type III secretion system (T3SS)-type pore required for flagellar assembly.): MRNSRVRPRTAGRAARRLAAALALTGGLVVGGALGAQAATPALAPATAPAAIASTHVASTYVAAAPAAFTTGVQAPQAPQAPDAPAGTGSVSVDINGVDGKPSQSITIIIALTILSVAPALLLLTTSFTKILIVLGLTRNALGLQGTPPNQVLAGLALFLTMFVMAPTFSQINDVAVQPYLNQGMTATQAFDAGSAPLKEFMLKQTRPEELALMTKAAKRDLPATREETPLTTLVPAFALSELRSAFIIGFVIFIPFLVIDIVVSGALMSLGMMMLPPVTVSLPFKLLLFVMVDGWGLIIKSLVSSYAG, from the coding sequence GTGAGGAACTCCCGAGTCCGCCCCCGCACCGCCGGCAGGGCGGCCCGCCGCCTGGCCGCGGCCCTGGCGCTCACCGGCGGCCTGGTCGTGGGCGGCGCCCTCGGCGCCCAGGCGGCCACCCCCGCCCTCGCTCCCGCCACCGCCCCCGCGGCGATCGCGAGCACCCACGTCGCGAGCACCTACGTCGCGGCCGCTCCCGCCGCGTTCACGACCGGTGTGCAGGCCCCCCAGGCCCCCCAGGCCCCGGACGCGCCCGCCGGCACCGGGTCGGTCTCGGTCGACATCAACGGCGTCGACGGCAAACCCAGCCAGTCGATCACCATCATCATCGCCCTGACGATCCTGTCGGTGGCGCCCGCGCTGCTGCTGCTCACCACCAGCTTCACCAAGATCCTCATCGTGCTGGGCCTGACCCGCAACGCCCTGGGCCTGCAGGGCACCCCGCCCAACCAGGTCCTGGCCGGTCTGGCGCTGTTCCTGACGATGTTCGTCATGGCCCCCACCTTCAGCCAGATCAACGACGTCGCCGTCCAGCCCTACCTGAACCAGGGCATGACGGCGACGCAGGCCTTCGACGCGGGGTCCGCGCCGCTGAAGGAGTTCATGCTCAAGCAGACGCGGCCCGAGGAACTGGCCCTCATGACCAAGGCCGCCAAGCGCGACCTGCCCGCCACCCGCGAGGAGACCCCGCTGACGACGCTGGTGCCCGCGTTCGCCCTCTCGGAGCTGCGCAGCGCCTTCATCATCGGGTTCGTCATCTTCATCCCGTTCCTGGTGATCGACATCGTCGTCTCCGGGGCCCTGATGAGCCTGGGGATGATGATGCTGCCGCCGGTGACGGTGTCGCTGCCCTTCAAGCTGCTGCTGTTCGTGATGGTCGACGGCTGGGGACTCATCATCAAGTCCCTCGTCTCCTCCTACGCCGGCTGA
- a CDS encoding EscU/YscU/HrcU family type III secretion system export apparatus switch protein: protein MSGEKTEKPTPKKLKEARDEGNVPFSRDVAAWLSTGAGAATVPHTIDAGRTLLERTLGRVADVAADPEPARALSVLTDTFSGVPAVLGPLAIATVLSVVVAGAVQGTLYFAPKKLKPKFTNLNPVNGLKQHWGPQALWEGTKSLLKTVVIGAAVWFVAKDLAPRLVAQGAMPTSSVLSLTGSAVVRMLLVTIVVGLLIAVADYAMSRRRIMKKLRMSKQDIKMEHKNAEGDPLLKGAIRSKQMAMSRNRMMADVANADVVLVNPTHIAVALRYEPGSGAPKVVAKGAGAIATKIREKAKENDVPLVKDIELARAMYKSVKVGQEIPPEFFATVAKVLAFVMSLRTRGSLTTFGEAHTVPA, encoded by the coding sequence GTGAGCGGGGAGAAGACCGAGAAGCCGACCCCGAAGAAGCTCAAGGAAGCCCGCGACGAGGGCAACGTCCCCTTCTCCCGCGACGTGGCCGCCTGGCTGTCCACCGGCGCCGGCGCCGCGACCGTCCCGCACACCATCGACGCCGGCCGCACCCTGCTCGAACGCACCCTGGGCCGCGTCGCCGACGTCGCCGCCGACCCCGAACCCGCCCGCGCCCTGTCCGTCCTCACCGACACCTTCTCCGGCGTCCCCGCCGTCCTGGGCCCCCTCGCCATCGCCACCGTCCTGTCCGTCGTCGTGGCCGGCGCCGTCCAGGGCACCCTCTACTTCGCGCCCAAGAAGCTCAAACCGAAGTTCACCAACCTCAACCCCGTCAACGGGCTCAAGCAGCACTGGGGCCCGCAGGCGCTGTGGGAGGGGACGAAGTCCCTGCTGAAGACCGTCGTCATCGGCGCCGCCGTCTGGTTCGTGGCCAAGGACCTGGCCCCCCGCCTCGTCGCCCAGGGCGCCATGCCCACCTCCTCCGTGCTCTCCCTCACCGGTTCCGCCGTCGTCCGCATGCTGCTCGTCACGATCGTCGTCGGCCTCCTCATCGCCGTCGCCGACTACGCCATGAGCCGGCGCCGCATCATGAAGAAGCTGCGCATGAGCAAGCAGGACATCAAGATGGAGCACAAGAACGCCGAGGGCGACCCCCTGCTCAAGGGCGCCATCCGCTCCAAGCAGATGGCCATGTCCCGCAACCGCATGATGGCCGACGTCGCCAACGCCGACGTCGTCCTGGTCAACCCCACCCACATCGCCGTGGCCCTGCGCTACGAACCCGGCAGCGGCGCCCCCAAGGTCGTCGCCAAGGGCGCCGGCGCCATCGCCACGAAGATCCGCGAGAAGGCCAAGGAGAACGACGTCCCCCTCGTCAAGGACATCGAGCTGGCCCGCGCCATGTACAAGAGCGTCAAGGTCGGCCAGGAGATCCCCCCGGAGTTCTTCGCCACCGTCGCCAAGGTCCTCGCCTTCGTCATGAGCCTGCGCACCCGCGGCTCCCTGACGACCTTCGGCGAAGCCCACACCGTCCCGGCCTGA
- the mprF gene encoding bifunctional lysylphosphatidylglycerol flippase/synthetase MprF, with protein MSSPTTHAAPATVPAPRPAPPAPGDGPAPARARRRHRRLLGAVAVPALLALAAVLLHRTFGRLSAAEFGAALGDLGPGALLPALALTALSLLLMTGYDALALRHVGRSLPYRRYGLAAFTATALGNGLGASALVGAAVRVRLYTRWGVPAADVARVVGVNLVTLVLGAAVLAGGGALVAPHAVAAAVGAPVPAVLTVAGVLAGLVVAHLAFALAGPREVRLGRLVLHRPRLPVAAGQVVLSTLEWLAMASVLHVLLPAEARPAFWPFAVAFATATVAGLLSSAPGGVGVFESCLLLLTGPMGSPAQVAAALVVYRVCYFLLPVLPAAVLLAVHEARRGRWLHLLRPRRGERTRPRPLAPPLLALAVAAVGVGTLAAGDLPAGLPQDLSRATTALGGLAAVLLGVGLHRRLRSAWAAALVLSAAAAASALAHADAGCALAAAALTVLLTRTRAAFHRGRLLPTGRRGTLWAPLAATALVAGAVGWHEALAGTPAADAAPDPLWGRLLLVAGAVGMLLGGRWLARTTTAGPHHDPAGGQCPVELARVDDLVARFGRCLSHLAFTGDKRFHFSPTGAAFLMYQVRGRSWVVMGDPVGQDEQVRDLVADFVALVDRHDGRPVFYNVTPEHAQLYRACGLTLAKLGEEAVLDLPDFTLAGKARVGLRNCRNKSQRLGMSVEFVPAADVDPLLPQLREVSQAWLSHRNGREKRFSLGAFDEDYVRRFPLALVRQDGRITAFATLWTSADGRDVQVDLMRRLPEGPRTVMTYLFVECILWAKEQGCATFNLGMAPLAGLQGQEGPASVWDAFGHLVWTHGERFYNFQGLRTFKQGFAPRWEPCYVASPGGPALTGAVVDVVTLVGGGVRGVLKG; from the coding sequence GTGAGTTCCCCCACGACCCACGCAGCCCCCGCCACCGTGCCCGCCCCCCGTCCCGCGCCGCCCGCGCCCGGGGACGGGCCGGCCCCCGCACGGGCCCGGCGCCGCCACCGGCGCCTGCTGGGGGCGGTGGCCGTGCCGGCCCTGCTCGCCTTGGCCGCCGTCCTGCTGCACCGCACCTTCGGGCGGCTCTCGGCCGCGGAGTTCGGTGCCGCGCTGGGCGACCTGGGGCCCGGGGCGCTGCTGCCGGCCCTGGCGCTGACGGCCCTGTCGCTGCTGCTCATGACCGGCTACGACGCCCTGGCGCTGCGGCACGTGGGCCGCTCCCTGCCCTACCGGCGGTACGGCCTGGCCGCCTTCACCGCCACCGCCCTGGGCAACGGCCTGGGCGCCTCGGCCCTCGTGGGCGCGGCCGTGCGGGTCCGGCTCTACACCCGCTGGGGCGTGCCGGCCGCCGACGTCGCGCGCGTCGTCGGCGTCAACCTCGTGACCCTGGTGCTGGGTGCCGCGGTGCTCGCCGGCGGGGGCGCGCTCGTCGCCCCGCACGCGGTGGCCGCCGCCGTGGGCGCCCCGGTGCCCGCCGTCCTGACCGTGGCCGGGGTGCTCGCCGGCCTCGTCGTGGCCCACCTGGCGTTCGCGCTCGCCGGGCCCCGCGAGGTCCGCCTGGGCCGCCTCGTCCTGCACCGCCCGAGGCTGCCGGTGGCCGCCGGCCAGGTCGTCCTGTCCACGCTGGAGTGGTTGGCCATGGCCTCGGTCCTGCACGTCCTGCTGCCCGCCGAGGCCCGCCCGGCGTTCTGGCCGTTCGCGGTCGCCTTCGCCACCGCCACCGTCGCGGGGCTGCTGAGCAGCGCCCCGGGCGGGGTGGGGGTGTTCGAGTCCTGCCTGCTGCTGCTGACCGGCCCGATGGGCTCCCCGGCGCAGGTCGCGGCGGCGCTCGTCGTCTACCGGGTCTGCTACTTCCTGCTGCCGGTGCTGCCGGCGGCGGTCCTGCTCGCGGTGCACGAGGCGCGCCGGGGACGTTGGCTGCACCTGCTGCGCCCGCGCCGCGGCGAGCGCACCCGGCCCCGCCCCCTGGCCCCGCCCCTGCTGGCGCTGGCCGTGGCGGCCGTCGGCGTGGGCACCCTCGCAGCCGGTGACCTGCCCGCCGGACTGCCGCAGGACCTGTCCCGGGCCACGACCGCCCTGGGCGGGCTGGCCGCGGTCCTGCTGGGCGTGGGCCTGCACCGTCGCCTGCGCAGCGCCTGGGCGGCCGCCCTCGTCCTGTCCGCGGCCGCGGCGGCCTCCGCCCTGGCCCACGCCGACGCGGGCTGCGCCCTCGCGGCGGCCGCCCTGACCGTGCTGCTGACCCGGACCCGGGCCGCCTTCCACCGCGGCCGGCTCCTGCCCACCGGGCGCCGCGGCACCCTCTGGGCCCCGCTGGCCGCGACCGCCCTGGTCGCCGGCGCGGTGGGCTGGCACGAGGCCCTCGCCGGCACCCCCGCCGCGGACGCGGCCCCGGACCCGCTGTGGGGCCGGCTGCTGCTGGTCGCCGGCGCGGTCGGGATGCTGCTGGGCGGGCGCTGGCTGGCCCGCACCACCACCGCCGGCCCGCACCACGACCCCGCGGGCGGGCAGTGCCCCGTGGAGCTGGCCCGCGTCGACGACCTCGTCGCCCGCTTCGGGCGCTGCCTGTCGCACCTGGCCTTCACCGGGGACAAGCGCTTCCACTTCAGCCCCACCGGCGCCGCGTTCCTCATGTACCAGGTGCGCGGGCGCAGCTGGGTCGTCATGGGCGACCCCGTCGGGCAGGACGAGCAGGTGCGCGACCTCGTCGCCGACTTCGTCGCCCTCGTCGACCGCCACGACGGCCGCCCCGTGTTCTACAACGTCACCCCCGAGCACGCGCAGCTGTACCGCGCGTGCGGACTGACGCTGGCCAAGCTGGGGGAGGAGGCCGTCCTCGACCTGCCCGACTTCACCCTGGCCGGCAAGGCGCGCGTGGGACTGCGCAACTGCCGCAACAAGTCCCAGCGCCTGGGCATGAGCGTGGAGTTCGTGCCCGCCGCCGACGTCGACCCCCTGCTGCCGCAGCTGCGGGAGGTCTCCCAGGCGTGGCTGAGCCACCGCAACGGCCGGGAGAAGCGCTTCTCCCTCGGCGCCTTCGACGAGGACTACGTGCGCCGCTTCCCCCTGGCCCTCGTCCGCCAGGACGGGCGCATCACCGCCTTCGCCACCCTGTGGACCAGCGCCGACGGCCGCGACGTGCAGGTCGACCTCATGCGCCGCCTGCCCGAGGGGCCCCGCACCGTCATGACGTACCTGTTCGTCGAGTGCATCCTGTGGGCCAAGGAGCAGGGGTGCGCGACCTTCAACCTCGGGATGGCCCCGCTGGCGGGGTTGCAGGGCCAGGAGGGCCCGGCCTCGGTGTGGGACGCCTTCGGGCACCTCGTGTGGACCCACGGGGAGCGCTTCTACAACTTCCAGGGCCTGCGCACCTTCAAGCAGGGCTTCGCGCCCCGCTGGGAGCCCTGCTACGTCGCCTCCCCGGGCGGGCCGGCGCTGACCGGCGCCGTGGTCGACGTCGTCACCCTCGTCGGCGGCGGGGTGCGCGGGGTCCTCAAGGGCTGA